The proteins below are encoded in one region of Silene latifolia isolate original U9 population chromosome 2, ASM4854445v1, whole genome shotgun sequence:
- the LOC141641010 gene encoding uncharacterized protein LOC141641010, with protein sequence MLEGWSVTTNSNYHKGGRVWLLWRPSLFDVQVLAYDAQFVHAKVISRITLQAFHLTMIYAFNDGQDRKVLWQHLEQFQTQCSATCGMTDIPATGAYYTWTNKQEPQSRVYSILDRFLINQEWGDQFPNMAAHNHPAGLFDHSPCIVSHNQIGGMKRASFKYFNMWGKAPTFIPKVYMVWQQEIPGHKMFCVVKKLKALKPVLKEINRECFSDIENATVLAEKELYAEIKISDSLRRLTEARDSFLLQKAKVKWTEHGDSNSAYFHGVIRRRCNQNKVIQIEDQNGVIFFETPIDKSPGPDGFTSGFFRDSWEIVGDDICAAIKDFFHTGILLNQINATNITLIPKCDRPTSVKQFRPIACCNMIYKAMSKLLCNRLALVLPGLISANQGGFIKGRSIIENVLICQDIVKLYNRKAVSPRCLFKIDLQKAYDTVEWGFVEQLFQKMGFPEDFTHRVMTCVKSTSFSLCLNGSSFGYFKGKRGLKQGDPISPLIFTMCMEYLTRMINFATDRWPFQYHPLCKGIKLNHLIFADDLLMFCKGNAQFIILMIRDFSSFSKAAGLFMNNNKSEVYFNGVTQDLKNDIQQVTGLVEGSMPFRYLRVPIQAGKLTKKECNILTKKMVNRIRSLGAKKLSYAGRIMLIKSVLNILYSYWAGIFLIPKAVIKRIEAICRNFLWDGSSDYHRVPLVAWDTVTLPKEEGGLGIKKAETWNVAIVAKLVDWIYGKADRLWIRWINQIYLKNGDWHSYKPPADAAWAWKDICKVKELMKTAYIHSQWTPDSTGYTVRHGYEWLRHTQPKKDWYNVVWNKWNVPKHAIITWLYMNKGLNVRDKLHKIGYCQEKACCICKDADETEEHLFFSWRMGVKSQAHAMIWAACCYYIWQQRNNARTNGVLVKPAGLAERMIKESKHRIKSMVGRNMQRGEREWLNKWGCINSIVGRQNG encoded by the exons ATGCTGGAAGGATGGAGTGTTACTACCAATAGTAACTATCATAAGGGAGGAAGAGTTTGGCTTTTATGGAGACCTAGTTTATTTGATGTTCAAGTGCTTGCTTATGATGCACAATTCGTTCATGCTAAGGTTATTTCCAGAATTACCCTACAGGCCTTTCATTTGACTATGATTTATGCATTTAATGATGGCCAAGATAGGAAAGTTTTATGGCAGCATCTGGAGCAGTTTCAGACCCAGTGTTCAG CAACCTGTGGCATGACTGATATCCCTGCTACTGGTGCTTACTATACATGGACTAATAAGCAAGAGCCTCAGTCAAGAGTGTATAGTATACTTGATAGATTCCTGATAAATCAAGAGTGGGGGGATCAATTCCCTAATATGGCTGCTCATAATCATCCTGCTGGACTGTTTGACCACAGCCCATGTATTGTCAGTCATAATCAGATAGGAGGCATGAAGAGAGCCAGCTTTAAGTACTTCAACATGTGGGGTAAAGCTCCAACATTTATTCCAAAAGTTTATATGGTGTGGCAACAAGAGATTCCTGGCCATAAAATGTTCTGTGTTGTGAAAAAATTGAAAGCTTTGAAACCTGTtctaaaagaaataaatagagaATGCTTCTCTGATATTGAAAATGCTACTGTACTGGCAGAGAAGGAGTTATATGCA GAAATCAAAATCTCAGATTCTTTGAGGAGATTAACTGAGGCAAGGGACAGTTTCCTCTTGCAGAAGGCTAAGGTAAAATGGACTGAACATGGGGATAGTAATTCTGCGTATTTCCATGGTGTCATCAGAAGGAGATGCAATCAGAATAAGGTTATTCAAATTGAGGATCAAAATGGTGTT ATATTCTTTGAGACTCCCATTGACAAATCTCCTGGACCTGATGGCTTTACTAGTGGGTTCTTTAGAGATAGTTGGGaaattgttggagatgatatatGTGCAGCCATTAAAGACTTCTTTCACACAGGTATATTGCTCAATCAGATAAATGCAACTAATATCACTTTGATTCCTAAATGTGATAGACCTACCTCTGTTAAGCAATTTAGACCTATAGCTTGCTGTAATATGATCTACAAAGCTATGTCTAAACTGTTGTGCAATAGATTGGCCTTGGTGTTACCTGGCCTTATCAGTGCAAATCAAGGGGGATTCATCAAGGGAAGATCTATTATTGAGAATGTCCTTATATGCCAAGACATAGTGAAGCTATACAACAGAAAGGCAGTTTCACCTAGGTGTCTCTTCAAAATTGATTTGCAAAAGGCTTATGACACTGTAGAGTGGGGATTTGTGGAGCAATTATTTCAGAAAATGGGATTCCCTGAAGATTTTACCCATAGGGTCATGACTTGTGTGAAGTCTACATCCTTCTCCCTATGTCTAAATGGTAGTTCTTTTGGATACTTCAAAGGCAAACGAGGTCTCAAACAAGGAGACCCTATATCTCCTCTTATATTCACAATGTGCATGGAGTATCTCACAAGAATGATAAACTTTGCTACTGACAGATGGCCTTTTCAGTATCATCCCCTATGCAAAGGCATCAAACTGAATCACTTAATATTTGCAGATGATTTATTGATGTTTTGTAAGGGCAATGCTCAATTTATTATACTGATGATTAGAGATTTCTCTTCATTCTCTAAGGCTGCTGGATTGTTCATGAATAATAATAAATCTGAAGTGTACTTCAATGGGGTTACACAAGACCTTAAAAATGACATCCAGCAAGTCACTGGGTTAGTGGAGGGGAGCATGCCTTTCAGGTATCTTCGAGTGCCAATACAAGCTGGAAAACTCACTAAGAAAGAATGCAACATCCTGACTAAGAAGATGGTTAATAGAATTCGAAGCTTGGGGGCCAAAAAGCTATCCTATGCAGGGAGAATTATGCTTATTAAATCAGTGTTGAATATTCTATATTCATATTGGGCTGGTATATTCCTTATCCCTAAAGCTGTGATCAAACGAATTGAAGCTATATGTAGAAACTTCCTTTGGGATGGGAGCTCTGACTACCATAGAGTCCCCCTGGTTGCTTGGGACACAGTTACTCTACCAAAGGAGGAGGGAGGTCTAGGGATCAAGAAGGCAGAAACTTGGAATGTAGCTATTGTAGCTAAATTAGTGGATTGGATTTATGGGAAGGCTGACAGGCTATGGATCAGATGGATTAATCAAATTTATCTGAAAAATGGGGACTGGCATAGCTATAAACCACCTGCTGATGCTGCTTGGGCTTGGAAAGATATTTGCAAAGTGAAAGAGTTGATGAAGACTGCATATATACACAGTCAATGGACACCTGACTCAACTGGATACACTGTTAGGCATGGGTATGAATGGCTAAGACATACACAACCTAAGAAAGACTGGTATAATGTAGTTTGGAACAAATGGAATGTGCCAAAACATGCTATAATTACCTGGCTATATATGAATAAGGGTCTGAATGTCAGAGACAAACTGCATAAAATTGGATACTGTCAGGAGAAGGCATGCTGCATTTGTAAAGATGCTGATGAAACTGAGGAGCATCTATTCTTTAGCT GGAGAATGGGAGTGAAATCTCAGGCTCATGCTATGATTTGGGCTGCTTGTTGCTACTACATCTGGCAACAGAGGAACAATGCAAGAACGAATGGAGTTTTGGTTAAACCAGCTGGCCTGGCTGAGAGAATGATAAAGGAATCTAAGCATAGAATCAAGAGCATGGTTGGCAGGAATATGCAGAGAGGAGAACGTGAATGGCTGAACAAATGGGGTTGTATAAACTCTATTGTTGGGCGGCAGAATGGATAG